The window TTGATGGCATGAACAATCGCAAGCAAACAATCCTTTTCTCGGCTACCGAGGAAAAAGGTCAAAAGCAGCTAATCGCAAATCTGCTCGATAATCCATATGAGGTACGTGTTCGTGCAGAGAATGTAAGTGCGGATACTATTGATCAGGATATCGTTAGAGTTAAAGATGGTCAGAATAAAATGGATGTTCTGGTTAGCATGGTACGCGATAAATCGTTTGAGAAGGTTCTGGTTTTTGCCGAAACAAAACGTTGGGTTACCCGTATTTGCCGAGATTTACGCAGTGCTGGTATTAAGGCGGATGAGATTCATGGCAACAAATCGCAGAATTACAGGATAAATGCTCTTGATTCCTTTAAGAATAAGAAGATACAGGTTTTGGTTGCAACGGATGTTGCAGCAAGAGGGCTCGATATTTCCAATGTTTCGCATGTTATAAATTATCAACAACCAAAGAATATGGATAGCTATATCCATAGGATTGGACGAACCGGAAGAGCCGGTGAGAGCGGAAAAGCATTTACATTTATTAACTAATAGTATAAGAGTATGGCAGGACCAAACAATCGCTATATCAAAAAGCAGAAGGCTGAGAAGCGGGTTAAGAAAAGACAGGAGAAAGATCAAAAGAAGATCGTGAGAAAAGAGAATTCCGCAGGCGGTAGCTTCGAGAATATGATTGCCTACGTGGATAAGTTCGGTAATATTACCTCCGAGCGTCCAGTTGAGGATAATAATCGTGACGAGGAAGAGTCTAATAATGGGGGTGATAGGTAGGATTTAATTTACCTCCCCTGCCCCTCCTTAAAAAAGGAGGGGATGTACGCCAACAATTTTTTTCAGGCTTTAATTTACAATAGACCATTGTGAACTAGACGAGGTCATCCAAAAGGACAAAAAACGTTCACGCAAAGGGCGCAAAGAAAAAACAACGCTAAGATCGCAAAGTAGTGAATTATATTTCTTGCGATCTTTGCGAAAACCTTTGCGATCTTTGCGTTAAATAATCTTTTACATTATCGCAAAATGCGATATAAATAAAAATCCTTTAGGATTGTTCTCAAATTATTGGGGCTGTCTGAAAAGATTAAAAAAGAAAAAACGCAAAGACAGCAAAGAACTAAATCTCTGCGGCCTTTGCGAAATTCTTTGCGCTCTTGGCGCTAACTCCTCTTCTTACATTATCGCAAAATGCGATATATATAAAAATCCTTTAGGATTGTTCTTAAAAATTTTAAACGCAAAGATGCCAAGATAAAAAACGCAAAGGCCACAAAGTAATGATTACATTCTTTGCGGCCTTTGCGAAATCTTTTGCGCTCTTGGCGTTAAACTCTCTATCGCAAAATGCGATATATATAAAAATATATTTTAACGTTAGCTCGATGTAAGGTGTCATCCTAAGCGAAGCAAAGGAAATAATTATCTAAATTCCAGATGCTTCACTCCGTTCAGCATGACAAAGTAATAATCTAATGGTAAACTGAGAATCAATATATTATACTTACATAGAGCTCACGTTATTTCAACTTTTCGATTATTCCTTTTACGCAGTTTACCTTTTCATCCAACATTGCCTTGGTTTTGGCTTCGGCAATGAATCGTAGGTATGGTTCGGTGTTGGATGGACGAATGTTGAACCACCAGTCGGGGAACTCAACACGGTAGCCATCAAAATCGAATGATGCGGTTGGTTTCTCTGCTCCTATGAAATGGTCACGAACGGCATCCATGGCTTCCTTTTTCTTCTCAATTTTGAAGTTGATTTCGCCAGAGTTGGCGTAAGTTTCAATCTTACCAATTAGCTGCGATACGGAAATTCCTTTGGCTTTCATCTTGCTAACTACGTTTAGGATTAGCATACATGCAAGAAGACCTGAATCGGAGAAGTAGAAATCACGGAAGTAGTAATGTCCGGCAAGTTCGCCTCCATAGATTCCGTTAATCTCACGTAACTTTGGTGCGGCAAATGCACGTCCCACACGCCAGGTTTGCATTGTTCCGCCGAGGTTGGCAAGGTATTCGCCTACGGCTTTGGATGTTCTTATATCCTGAAGCACCAAGCCTTTCTGATTCTTCTCTTCCAAGAAGTAGTGACCAAGCACGGCAATCATAAGGTCGGGGGAGATAAAGCGGGAGTTCTCATCAACAAACATAACCCTGTCGGCATCGCCATCAAATACGATTCCAATATCGCATTTGTTGTCTTTAACCAGTTTCTGTAGGTCGACAATGTTCTCGGGAACAAGAGGGTTTGCCTCGTGGTTAGGGAAAGTTCCATCCAAATCATCGTAGATATAAACTGGGGTGTTGCCAAGTATATCCTTGATTAGAAGGGCAGCCATTCCGTTTGAGCAGTCGATACCAATTTTGAGGTTGGAGTAGTTGCCTAGATATTGTTTTAGATATTTAAGATACTCGTCCTTTACATCAAAATCGATAATCTTGCCCTTTTTGGCAACGGGGGTAACCTTATCGTTTTTAACTCTTGTTTCAATCTCTTTTAGGCCTGTATCGTAACCAACGGGTAGGGCGTTTTCACGAGATACTTTCATGCCGTTGTACTCACGTGGGTTGTGTGATGCGGTGATCTGAACGGATGCGTTGAAGCCATTCTTTGCCGTAGCAAAGTAAACCATTGGTGTGGTTGCCAAGCCGAGGTTGTAAACATCGGCACCAGCATCGGTTATGCCTTTGGTTAGGTAGTCGTATATTTCATCGGATGATACACGTGCATCGCGACCAACGAGTACTTTGTTGGTTTTTAGAAGATCGACCAGAAAGAATCCGATTTTGTAGGCATCGTCCTTATTAAAATCCTTGTTGTAAATTCCACGGATATCGTATGCATGAAAAGCTCCCATAGTATCAGTTTTTAAGCAGTTATGATTTAACGGTTTAATAATTCAATGTTGTTTAGCTAAGGAGATTCCGCAACAAGTGCGGAATGACAAGGGGGTGGGTGCACCATTCTTACTGTCATTCCTGCGAATGCAGGAATCCCTAACCTAATAGAAATGTATTCTTAACTAAACGACATTGTTTAATATTCGGTAAAAATAATAATTGGTTTAGTTTGATAGATATATTTAATGGAAAATTCTTGGTATTTGGAATATAAATCCATAAAACCAATAGATGAGTGTTGGTTTTATCTGATTATTGAATGGATTGCGTTAAAAAATAATTAAGGGTTGTTCTATTTACCTCCCCTACCCCTCCTAAAATAGGAGGGGAAACGCATCGGCATTGCGTTTGCGTGTATTTGTAGATTTTAGGGTTGATGTTTTAGGGTTTTAAATGGACGATTGTTGCTTGAATTTCCCCCTTGTTTTAAGGGGGAACACAAGGGGGTTGATACGTGTCTGGGTTAATGATTGCCATTTCCGAACTCTCGATCTCCATTCCCGAGTTCTAGACTCTTTCGGGTCTATCGACGCCGAAAGGTCTTGCTTTGTGGGAATACCTGATGGGGTTTCAAAGAACCTATAAGCGTTTATAAACAATACCGTTACATAGAAACTATTTCGGTGCGCTGCACCTTAATTCGCTTTCTATTCTTCTTTCTACAAATATTTTGCTGCGATGCAGCTGGTAAAAGGGGATTTGTTGATTTATGATTCTAATGCGTTGTCCATTTTGGGAGTCTGGTGTTTGTTTTTTATTGGTGCAGAGCACCTCAATATTTGTAGAAACATCCATAACAGCAAATTTTGAGGTGCGGAACACCGTAATATTATATTAATCGATGTTTGCCGAGTATATATTCGGTGCATTACACCTTAAATTACATGTTGATCTTCTTCTCTTTTTGAACAGATTCCATTTCCGAGTTCTTGATCTCCATTTCCAAACTCTCGATCTCCATTTCCGAGCTCTTGATCGGCATTTCCGAACTCTCGATCGGCATTTCTTGATTCTTGATCGATATTTCCAGATTCTCGATCGGCATTTCCAACCTAATTTCTGACATTGCGGCAGTCTCGATGAGCATTTCTTGACTCTCGATCACCATTTCCGAGTTCTTGATCGACATTTCCGAACTCTCGATTGGCATTTCCGAACTCATTTCTGACATTGCGGCAGTCTCGATGAGCATTTCCGATACCTCAGAGAGCATTTCCAATTTCTTGGCGGATGTTTTTACCACAAAGGGCTCTAAGGATTTCACAAAGTAACACAAAGTTTTTCTCTGCGTTACTCTGCGTGGTCTCTGCGAACTTAGCGGTTAACCCTTATCCTCCTTCTTCAAAAACGGTTTGGGTACTTGCGGTAAGCCCAGCCACTGGGCAATATCGTTATAGCCTTTGGCGATGTCTTGGGCAATGCTTACGCCTTGCTTAACTCCACTAATTGATTTATGGAGTTTGGATTCCTCATCTCCTAAATCCTGAACAAAGCGTTTTAACCTATTCGCAATGCCCGTTTCTTTTACCTCATCCTCGTTTTTGCAATTCTTTGACTCTTTAAGTGCTTTGGATAAATTCTTTAATTGACTGGACTCTTCGTCTGCTCCTTTCTCTAAAAGCATTTGAGCCAATTCGTTCAAATTGCCCTGTAATCCGATGTTGCAATTATGGAAATTAAAGGTATTGTGAACGGATTGATCAGTAAATAGATTACCAGTCCCATTCAGTAACGTTTGTGCGGTAATATTGTAATTATTAACGGTGTAATTTAAATTTATATGCTGCCCAGTAACATCCTCGAAATATGGAACATTATTTCTTAAGTGGCTTAATATCTTAGTATCGGGCAACCATAAAGGATTCCTTTTCTCAATCTCATCGGGTATTTGCCCAAACCGTTCAACCCTGTATTGTAACTCAGGCTTGTTACTCTTATAGCTATTAAAAATATCGTTTAATGTTTCTCTTAGGATGCTTAGGTATTCCGTTTTTATTTTTCCCGTAACAGATACGCTTATAGTTCTGTCCTCCTCACGTACCAGAGCAGTACTTCCCTTGCCATCCTCAAGAACAACGCCGTAACGCCATACAATATATTTACTTCCTACTTTTTTTATCTCCTGATTATGCCTTACTATAAAGCGCGATATGGTATTGGGTGGTAGCGGTTGCTCGGCTTTGTAGCGAAGCATCAGGCTTTCGCCGATTGAGAAAACGGGTAAGTTAACTGGGCGATCCTCCCCCAGTAGATGGGGTATTATAAGACATCTGCCCTTGCTGATTTTGTATGCCAGTTCGTAACGTTCCATCAGCCTAAAGAAGAATTCGTACTTCTCCTTAGGGTAGCGGATAGAATCAACCTCATTCTCAAAAACCTTAGAGAACTCATCAATGCTTAACTGGTGCTTGCGCTCGTTGCTCACCCAGTTAACAATCTTATAAACCCCATTGCTTATCCACTCGGGATTAAGAACTAAGGTATTAAACTCCCCCATATCCTTATACCAAAGGCTTATACCAAGTGCATCTAAATCATTTAGTAAACCATCAACATTATCAATACCGTTCCTCTCGGCAATTCTACAAAACTCCTCCTTGGTAATATGTTCCTCACACTTCTTATGATCTCCTTTAATAAAGCGTTCCTCCAACTCTTTCTTAACCCTATAGTAGTTGGATGGTATTAGCTGCTTATCCCATGAGGGGTTATTGCGTATATAGTCCGTCACAATCTCCCTAAACTTCCTCAGTTCATCCATGTCATCCTGAATTGAGAATGTATAGAGACCCTCAATTGAGTATTGCTCCTTTAGCCTATTAATTGGAATATCTACTTGATGCTGATCTCGCTTATTTACCAGTATAATTGCCTTTGAGTTTCCACCAAAATTCTTCATATGGTCTAGCCAGTACTCAAGCCTGTTGCGTTCCTCTGTGCGCCCATCGTACACGATTATGTAAAGGCATCGCTCCGATAGGAAAAACTGGTGCACAGCGTGGGTAACGGTATGCCCTGCAAAATCCCAGATATGCACATTAATATTCTCCTTTTCCAACCTCCATATAGTCTTATCTACACCAGCAGTACTCTCATTATCTGTAGCCATTGGAGCATTTGGGTTTATTAATCTTCTTGCCAAACATGTTTTTCCTGCACCCTTCTCACCCAATACTATTATACGAGCCTCATTTAGCCTCTCAGCTCCTTTCTCCAACTGTTCCAAATATCTCCCAACCTCAGCAGCACCTTTCTTAAGTATCTCTGTAGGAACATTTATTCTTTCTTCAACACCCTCCCTTGCTGCCTCAATCCCATTGCTAAATATATTGCTGTACAACTTAAGCCAGTATCCACATCCCTCTGTCTCAAGCGCATTCTGGAAGTTAACCCAAAGCGTACCGTACACGGCTATGCTCATGCCCCCCTCCCCTCTCTTACTCCTTATCAATTCAATATCTTCTAAAATAATATCCTTTAAATCTATTTCTAAGGCATCGGCGGCGGCGTAAGCATAGGTGGCGGCTCTGGCAGCATAGGCGACGTAGGCATAGTCGGCGTTGTAGGCGTAAGCGTAGGCGTAGGAGGAGGCGGAGGATACAGAAGCGGAGGCACATGAGGAGGCGGAGGCGGCAGCGGCAGCAGAGGCAGCGTCCTCAGCGGCAGCGGAGGCATTTATATTAGCATCCAAGGCATGAAAAATGGAATAAAGGTATTTTTGCCGATCCTTCTTTTCCCAAAAATCAAAATTACCTTCAACTCCTAAAAAAGGTAAAGCACGCACGGCACAACGCCAAGCGAAATGTAATACATCCTCCCTATCTAATTTTCGCAATTCTTTTTTAACTTTTTCTCTAA is drawn from Bacteroidales bacterium and contains these coding sequences:
- a CDS encoding cold-shock protein, with product MAGPNNRYIKKQKAEKRVKKRQEKDQKKIVRKENSAGGSFENMIAYVDKFGNITSERPVEDNNRDEEESNNGGDR
- a CDS encoding phosphomannomutase/phosphoglucomutase is translated as MGAFHAYDIRGIYNKDFNKDDAYKIGFFLVDLLKTNKVLVGRDARVSSDEIYDYLTKGITDAGADVYNLGLATTPMVYFATAKNGFNASVQITASHNPREYNGMKVSRENALPVGYDTGLKEIETRVKNDKVTPVAKKGKIIDFDVKDEYLKYLKQYLGNYSNLKIGIDCSNGMAALLIKDILGNTPVYIYDDLDGTFPNHEANPLVPENIVDLQKLVKDNKCDIGIVFDGDADRVMFVDENSRFISPDLMIAVLGHYFLEEKNQKGLVLQDIRTSKAVGEYLANLGGTMQTWRVGRAFAAPKLREINGIYGGELAGHYYFRDFYFSDSGLLACMLILNVVSKMKAKGISVSQLIGKIETYANSGEINFKIEKKKEAMDAVRDHFIGAEKPTASFDFDGYRVEFPDWWFNIRPSNTEPYLRFIAEAKTKAMLDEKVNCVKGIIEKLK